A stretch of the Malus domestica chromosome 08, GDT2T_hap1 genome encodes the following:
- the LOC103448808 gene encoding protein PHOSPHATE-INDUCED 1-like → MGLNSSQWLMKLFVVATLFQVSFGSSRLFQVSLATRKLSELVQDQTQLLKYHNGPLLSGKIAINLIWYGNFKPSQKAIVSDFVSSLSSSSPSKTPQPSVAAWWKTTEKYYHLTSNKKSSNSLSLSLGRQILDQGYSLGKSLTSKQIVALAAKGDQKNAINVVLTSADVAVDGFCMNRCGTHGSASGSSKTGHIKGGKNYKFAFIWVGNSETQCPGQCAWPFHQPIYGPQSPPLVAPNNDVGLDGMVINLASLLAGTATNPFGNGYFQGPAEAPLEASSACPGVYGKGAYPGYAGDLLQDRTTGASYNANGANGRKYLLPALYNPATSSCFTLV, encoded by the coding sequence atgGGTTTGAATTCTAGTCAGTGGCTTATGAAGCTGTTTGTTGTGGCCACCTTGTTCCAAGTTTCATTCGGTTCCAGCAGGTTGTTCCAAGTCTCGTTGGCAACAAGGAAGCTGAGCGAGCTTGTCCAAGACCAAACCCAGCTCCTCAAATACCACAACGGCCCTCTCCTCTCCGGTAAAATTGCCATCAACCTCATCTGGTACGGTAACTTTAAGCCCTCCCAGAAAGCCATTGTTTCCGATTTCGTCTCCTCCTTGTCCTCCTCCTCCCCTTCCAAAACCCCCCAACCCTCCGTCGCCGCCTGGTGGAAGACCACCGAGAAATACTACCACCTCACCTCCAACAAAAAGTCCTCcaactccctctccctctctctgggGAGACAGATTCTCGACCAAGGCTACTCCCTCGGCAAATCCCTCACCTCCAAACAGATTGTCGCATTGGCCGCAAAGGGTGACCAAAAGAACGCCATCAACGTTGTCCTGACATCCGCCGACGTGGCTGTCGATGGCTTCTGTATGAACCGGTGCGGTACCCACGGGTCTGCATCCGGCTCTTCCAAAACAGGACACATCAAGGGCGGCAAGAACTATAAGTTCGCTTTCATTTGGGTTGGAAACTCGGAGACCCAATGCCCGGGGCAGTGCGCGTGGCCATTCCACCAGCCCATTTATGGACCCCAAAGCCCACCCCTTGTGGCCCCCAACAACGACGTGGGCCTCGACGGCATGGTCATTAACCTGGCTAGCCTTCTGGCCGGGACAGCCACCAACCCATTCGGAAATGGATACTTCCAGGGCCCGGCCGAGGCACCCCTAGAAGCCTCCTCGGCCTGCCCTGGGGTCTACGGGAAGGGAGCTTATCCTGGTTATGCCGGGGACTTGCTGCAGGACCGCACCACCGGTGCCAGCTACAATGCCAATGGTGCTAATGGAAGGAAGTACTTGCTTCCTGCACTATATAATCCTGCAACTTCATCTTGTTTTACTTTGGTTTGA
- the LOC114826587 gene encoding protein PHOSPHATE-INDUCED 1-like produces MAAFAILKLALVISLFHFSSAARNLAETSNQNQMQFQYHNGPLLIGTFSVNLIWYGRFTPSQRAIVSDFISSLSKPTSDQPSVATWWKSIEKYYHLSKKPSSSLSLSLGTQILDENYSLGKSLTSRQIQQLASKGTQNYGINVVLTSSDVLVDGFCMNQCGTHGSSNSGSQIRGSKTKFTYIWVGNSETQCPGQCAWPFHQPIYGPQSPPLVAPNNDVGLDGIVINLASLLAGTVTNPFGNGYFQGPKEAPLEAASACPGVYGKGSYPGYAGDLLVDPTTGASYNAHGSNGKKYLLPALYDPSTSTCSTLV; encoded by the coding sequence atggcAGCTTTTGCAATTTTGAAACTagcccttgttatttctttgtttcatttcagcTCAGCAGCTAGGAACCTTGCTGAAACTTCCAACCAAAACCAAATGCAATTCCAGTACCACAACGGCCCTCTTCTCATCGGAACATTCTCCGTCAACTTGATCTGGTACGGCCGCTTTACCCCTTCCCAGCGTGCAATCGTTTCCGATTTTATCTCCTCTCTATCCAAACCCACCTCCGACCAACCATCCGTCGCCACATGGTGGAAGTCCATAGAGAAATACTACCACCTCTCGAAAAAACCCTcttcatctctctccctctctctaggAACCCAAATTCTTGATGAAAATTACTCTCTGGGAAAATCTCTCACCTCCCGCCAGATCCAACAGCTGGCCTCAAAGGGCACCCAAAACTACGGGATCAATGTCGTTTTGACATCGTCTGATGTTCTTGTTGATGGGTTTTGCATGAACCAGTGCGGGACCCACGGCTCATCCAACAGCGGTAGtcaaatcagaggatcaaaaacCAAGTTTACTTACATTTGGGTTGGAAACTCAGAGACCCAATGCCCAGGGCAATGCGCGTGGCCGTTCCACCAGCCCATCTATGGACCCCAGAGCCCACCTCTCGTGGCCCCCAACAACGACGTGGGCCTGGATGGCATTGTGATCAACCTCGCTAGTCTTTTGGCAGGGACCGTGACCAACCCCTTCGGAAATGGCTACTTCCAGGGTCCGAAGGAGGCTCCTTTGGAAGCTGCTTCCGCTTGCCCCGGGGTCTACGGCAAGGGGTCCTACCCTGGTTACGCTGGGGACCTACTAGTGGACCCCACAACCGGAGCTAGCTACAATGCTCATGGATCTAATGGGAAGAAGTACTTGCTTCCTGCTTtgtacgacccttcgacttcaACTTGTTCTACTTTGGTTTAG
- the LOC114826297 gene encoding uncharacterized protein, with translation MGNCVFKELREAEEMVKVVTYSGGIIELFAPITTNSITNEFPGHAIFHSPDLFAQLPLHNEELHPKELYYLLPLNPYKTPKNHDINANPNDIVCTPYRMSCDNQGKRPADPEVFPRYNSSGVWKVKLVISPEQLSDILSQEARTEALIKSMRIVAKCGTGRNSSVASSDQWSLSSRWNELSS, from the coding sequence ATGGGAAATTGTGTGTTTAAAGAGCTTCGAGAGGCAGAAGAGATGGTGAAAGTCGTGACATACAGTGGGGGAATAATAGAGCTCTTTGCCCCCATCACAACTAACTCTATAACCAATGAGTTCCCAGGCCATGCCATCTTCCACAGCCCTGACCTCTTCGCGCAACTTCCTCTCCACAACGAAGAGCTTCATCCTAAAGAGCTTTACTATCTCCTACCTCTCAACCCCTACAAAACCCCAAAAAATCATGATATTAATGCAAACCCTAACGACATTGTTTGTACACCGTATCGCATGTCATGTGACAATCAAGGCAAGAGGCCGGCAGATCCTGAAGTTTTTCCGAGGTACAACAGTAGTGGGGTTTGGAAGGTGAAGCTGGTGATAAGTCCAGAGCAGCTCTCTGACATTTTGTCGCAGGAAGCTCGCACTGAGGCTTTGATTAAAAGCATGAGGATAGTGGCCAAGTGTGGCACCGGAAGGAACTCATCGGTGGCAAGTTCCGATCAGTGGAGTCTGTCTAGTAGGTGGAATGAGCTATCATCGTGA